A genomic stretch from Terriglobus sp. RCC_193 includes:
- a CDS encoding cytochrome c maturation protein CcmE, whose amino-acid sequence MSQSGRSSVKVIVATVVIVGAVLFLAIAGARDSKATSYYCTISELQTMGNKAFKRNLRVAGNVKPGSIQRVGTHAQFVLLEQGKELSVNYEGTEPPPDTFKDDAQALAMGHLGRDGVFQATELQAKCASKYAPAPNGAKPGAQPAAMPNAASAAALVAPLK is encoded by the coding sequence ATGTCCCAGTCCGGTCGTTCCTCCGTCAAGGTCATCGTCGCCACCGTCGTCATCGTCGGGGCTGTCCTGTTCCTCGCCATTGCGGGTGCTCGCGACAGCAAGGCGACCAGCTACTACTGCACCATCAGCGAACTCCAGACAATGGGCAACAAGGCCTTCAAGCGCAACCTGCGCGTGGCCGGTAACGTGAAGCCCGGCTCCATCCAGCGCGTGGGCACGCACGCTCAGTTCGTCCTGCTGGAACAGGGCAAGGAACTCTCTGTGAACTACGAGGGCACGGAGCCCCCACCAGACACCTTCAAGGACGACGCCCAGGCCCTCGCTATGGGCCACCTGGGCCGCGACGGCGTCTTCCAGGCCACCGAACTCCAGGCCAAGTGCGCCAGCAAGTACGCCCCCGCCCCCAACGGAGCCAAGCCGGGCGCACAACCGGCAGCGATGCCAAACGCAGCCTCCGCCGCTGCGCTGGTTGCACCCTTGAAATAG
- a CDS encoding ABC transporter ATP-binding protein, with product MQSIPNLAAEVTNLSRLYGSFAALKRVSCTFTEGGFHVLLGPNGAGKSTLLRTLAGLITPTSGTVQTLGGTPFHERHRMAYMSHAPMLYEELTAMENLRYFLRLQNPGATCDCVGSPEMALRAVGIDPFLTRSVSQFSQGMRQRVSMARALVSDPELLLLDEPFSNMDVTGAKELVTLLLDFRTWPLAGGRKRTVIVTTHQFELVAHAADSVIHMRHGSIVTPENEAAA from the coding sequence ATGCAGTCCATTCCCAATCTGGCAGCCGAGGTCACCAACCTCTCCCGGCTCTACGGCAGCTTCGCCGCGCTCAAGCGTGTCTCCTGCACCTTTACCGAAGGCGGCTTCCACGTCCTCCTCGGCCCCAACGGCGCAGGCAAATCCACGCTCCTCCGAACACTGGCCGGACTCATCACACCCACATCGGGAACCGTACAAACACTTGGCGGAACGCCCTTCCACGAGCGTCATCGCATGGCCTACATGAGCCACGCGCCGATGCTCTATGAAGAGCTCACGGCCATGGAAAACCTCCGTTACTTCCTGCGTCTGCAGAACCCCGGCGCCACCTGCGATTGTGTCGGTTCGCCGGAGATGGCGTTGCGCGCAGTCGGCATCGATCCGTTTCTCACGCGTTCTGTATCGCAGTTCTCCCAGGGCATGCGCCAGCGAGTATCCATGGCGCGCGCACTCGTCAGCGATCCCGAACTTCTGCTCCTCGATGAACCCTTCAGCAACATGGACGTCACAGGCGCAAAGGAACTTGTCACGCTGCTATTGGACTTCCGCACATGGCCGCTGGCCGGCGGTCGCAAGCGCACCGTCATCGTCACCACGCACCAGTTCGAACTTGTGGCCCACGCCGCCGATTCCGTCATCCACATGCGCCACGGCAGTATTGTGACGCCGGAGAATGAGGCGGCTGCATGA